From a single Polyangium spumosum genomic region:
- a CDS encoding lysylphosphatidylglycerol synthase domain-containing protein — MEREEKADRRELRTGVVLRWGARLAFAALGIGVVASLVRQAGAGALVAILRGAAPWLPLVVALELLRVGTDALATYAAYGDRAKMLSVPALARASLVARAVSSIAPAGRAAAEATKAALLAPWAGPAAATAAGATVQAVTLVSGGIISVPCAAAAYALSGASAITLALVLHAALLVLAGTLLRVVMRASWFGALARRVSRRAGERVVVFQERARETRLLPPGPVAVMLVGRVIQVAQYAILARAVGAATGASRALVAQGANMVSLAVGAFVPAQVGVSEGAFAWSADVLGATVPQAVAIAMLCHALEAVFVAVGAIVPLAWSSPAAPGERPEH; from the coding sequence GTGGAGCGAGAGGAGAAGGCGGATCGCAGGGAGCTCCGCACGGGCGTGGTCCTGCGCTGGGGCGCGCGCCTCGCTTTTGCGGCCCTCGGGATCGGGGTCGTCGCCTCGCTCGTGCGGCAGGCGGGCGCCGGGGCGCTCGTCGCGATTCTGCGCGGGGCGGCGCCGTGGTTGCCGCTCGTCGTGGCGCTCGAGCTCCTGCGCGTCGGGACGGACGCCCTCGCGACCTACGCCGCTTATGGCGACCGCGCGAAGATGCTGTCCGTCCCGGCCCTCGCGCGCGCGTCGCTCGTGGCGCGGGCCGTCTCGTCGATCGCGCCCGCGGGGCGCGCGGCGGCCGAGGCCACGAAGGCAGCCTTGCTCGCGCCCTGGGCCGGCCCGGCGGCAGCGACGGCGGCGGGCGCGACGGTACAAGCCGTGACCCTCGTGAGCGGCGGGATCATCTCGGTGCCCTGCGCCGCCGCGGCATACGCGCTTTCGGGGGCCTCGGCCATCACGCTCGCGCTCGTCCTGCACGCCGCGCTGCTCGTTCTGGCGGGGACGCTCCTGCGCGTGGTGATGCGCGCGAGCTGGTTCGGCGCGCTCGCAAGGCGGGTGTCGAGGCGCGCCGGCGAGCGGGTCGTCGTGTTCCAGGAGCGCGCCCGCGAGACGCGCCTGTTGCCGCCGGGGCCGGTGGCCGTGATGCTCGTCGGCCGGGTGATCCAGGTCGCGCAGTATGCCATCCTGGCCCGCGCGGTGGGCGCCGCGACGGGCGCCTCGCGCGCGCTCGTGGCCCAGGGGGCGAACATGGTCTCGCTCGCCGTGGGCGCGTTCGTCCCGGCGCAGGTGGGCGTGAGCGAGGGGGCGTTCGCGTGGAGCGCCGACGTGCTCGGGGCGACGGTCCCGCAGGCGGTCGCCATCGCGATGCTCTGCCACGCGCTCGAGGCCGTCTTCGTGGCCGTGGGCGCGATCGTGCCACTCGCGTGGTCCTCGCCGGCGGCGCCGGGCGAGCGGCCCGAGCATTGA
- a CDS encoding SDR family NAD(P)-dependent oxidoreductase, producing MGLRSSGCSVITGAGGGFGRALALELAARGGRLVLSDLHPSAAEETARLARARGAASVTAVGCDVTKMEEVEALAKTCEGPVDLLVNNAGVSSGGLVGDLALEDWRWTIEVDLFGVIHGCHAFVPRMKKQGSGHILNVASAAGLLCAPRMAAYNAAKAGVIAISETLAVELDGTGVGVTVLCPTFFKTDIVNSGRFADPETKKLADKLMSTGRPVEEVVLAALSAVERDELYAVPMADARWLWRLKRVVPSSFRKLVSLGVNLRAKG from the coding sequence ATGGGACTTCGATCATCGGGGTGCAGCGTCATCACCGGGGCAGGGGGCGGCTTCGGCCGCGCGCTCGCGCTCGAGCTCGCCGCGCGGGGCGGGCGGCTCGTGCTCTCGGACCTCCACCCGAGCGCGGCCGAGGAGACGGCCCGCCTCGCCCGCGCCCGCGGCGCCGCCTCGGTCACGGCGGTCGGCTGCGACGTGACGAAAATGGAAGAGGTGGAGGCGCTCGCGAAGACGTGCGAGGGCCCGGTCGATCTGCTGGTCAACAACGCCGGGGTCAGCAGCGGCGGGCTGGTCGGGGACCTCGCGCTCGAGGATTGGCGCTGGACGATCGAGGTCGACCTCTTCGGCGTGATCCACGGCTGCCACGCCTTCGTCCCGCGCATGAAGAAGCAGGGCTCCGGCCACATCCTCAATGTCGCCTCGGCCGCGGGCCTGCTCTGCGCGCCGCGCATGGCCGCGTACAACGCCGCCAAGGCCGGCGTCATCGCGATCTCGGAGACGCTCGCCGTGGAGCTCGACGGCACGGGCGTGGGCGTGACCGTGCTCTGTCCGACGTTCTTCAAGACGGACATCGTGAATTCGGGTCGGTTCGCGGATCCCGAGACGAAGAAGCTCGCGGACAAACTCATGTCGACCGGGCGGCCGGTCGAGGAGGTGGTGCTCGCGGCGCTCTCGGCGGTGGAGCGCGACGAGCTTTATGCGGTGCCGATGGCCGACGCGCGCTGGCTCTGGAGGCTCAAGCGCGTGGTGCCGAGCTCGTTCCGCAAGCTCGTCAGCCTCGGCGTGAATCTGCGCGCGAAGGGCTGA
- a CDS encoding sigma-70 family RNA polymerase sigma factor yields the protein MQNATDLYLRGLESSHPLTREAEAALGRRIVDAERDAVSELVRAPGAVHALAAMAVEIQSGKTNARDLLLNGEAPDATETTGRLVQTLERARALAEGPDANLPADLVGAFDTLRVDPAFVERLDHALAARVKGASAEERAHVDEARDRSAKARARAAHEKGELVRANLRLVVATARHYNSRGVPLLDLVQEGNLGLIRAADKFDYARGYRFGTYAAWWIRQSIERALLYQGKDVRMPVHLTASRRRVLGAERALSQKNARTPSQEEIAESSGVPLDKVQAVRALSLSPVSLDAPIGGEGDFRFGDLLASETDAPDEALARSRMREAASEMLETLTPREREVLRLRYGLTGEDDHTLEQIGRSFSLSRERIRQIESKALEKLRTWSEERGLGSYLEGLR from the coding sequence ATGCAGAACGCCACCGATCTCTACCTGCGTGGGCTCGAATCGAGCCATCCGCTCACGCGCGAGGCCGAGGCCGCGCTCGGGCGCCGGATCGTCGACGCGGAGCGCGACGCGGTCTCCGAGCTCGTCCGCGCCCCGGGAGCCGTGCACGCGCTCGCCGCAATGGCCGTGGAGATCCAGTCTGGCAAGACGAACGCCCGGGATCTCCTCCTCAACGGCGAGGCGCCGGACGCGACGGAGACCACCGGACGGCTCGTGCAAACCCTCGAGCGCGCCCGCGCGCTCGCCGAGGGGCCGGACGCCAATCTGCCCGCGGATCTCGTGGGTGCATTCGACACGCTCCGGGTCGACCCGGCGTTCGTCGAGCGGCTCGACCACGCGCTCGCGGCGCGCGTGAAGGGCGCCTCGGCCGAGGAGCGGGCGCACGTCGACGAGGCGCGTGATCGCTCGGCGAAGGCCCGGGCGCGCGCGGCGCACGAGAAGGGCGAGCTCGTACGGGCGAACCTGCGCCTCGTGGTCGCGACGGCGCGCCATTACAATAGCCGCGGCGTCCCCCTGCTCGACCTCGTGCAAGAGGGCAACCTCGGCCTCATCCGGGCCGCCGACAAGTTCGACTACGCGCGTGGTTATCGGTTCGGCACGTACGCGGCGTGGTGGATCCGGCAATCGATCGAGCGGGCGCTCCTTTATCAGGGCAAGGACGTGCGCATGCCGGTGCACCTCACGGCGAGCCGGCGCCGGGTCCTCGGCGCGGAGCGGGCGCTGTCGCAGAAAAACGCGCGTACGCCCTCGCAGGAGGAGATCGCGGAGAGCTCGGGGGTGCCGCTCGACAAGGTGCAGGCGGTCCGCGCGCTCTCGCTCTCGCCGGTCAGCCTCGACGCGCCCATCGGCGGCGAGGGTGATTTCCGCTTCGGCGACCTGCTCGCGAGCGAGACGGACGCGCCCGACGAGGCGCTCGCGCGCAGCCGCATGCGCGAGGCGGCGAGCGAGATGCTCGAGACCCTCACGCCCCGCGAGCGCGAGGTCCTGAGGCTCCGTTATGGCCTGACGGGCGAGGACGACCATACCCTGGAGCAGATCGGCCGCTCGTTTTCGTTGAGCCGGGAGCGAATCCGGCAGATCGAGTCGAAGGCCCTGGAGAAGCTCCGCACCTGGTCCGAGGAGCGGGGGCTCGGCTCTTATCTCGAAGGCTTGCGCTGA
- a CDS encoding serine/threonine-protein kinase PknK, translating into MRPGEVLDDRFVLGRRAGSGGMGTVWRAVDRSSGAPVALKVLRDPEGDSAPRFLKEARILSAFEHPHVVRYVAHGIAASGEAWLAMEWLDGESLLARLERGPLDIEESLSLARAVADALGAAHARRIVHRDVKPSNLFLVGGAAEHVKVLDFGIAHGGGTGALTRTGSILGTPGYMAPEQARGDADADARADVFALGCVLFECLSGKPAFQGAHPMALLAKLLLEEPPRLRDLCPDVPEPLATLVHRLLSKEPVARPEDGAAVRELVDRIDATARSPVSIGEPSRVGLTGTERRLVSIVAVSPPLDREAPRDLVAAVERVATPLGARVLELSSGVVVAVLLGEGSVVDQAATAARCASWVKLAAPEAAVVLVTGRGESTNRLPVGEALERAAALLDEALSEGREGAPVRIDENTRALLDARFELVEQEGGRIALCGERRTGQERRTLLGKPSPFVGRERELRNILDLVTESFEERRPSAVLVTAPPGMGKSRLRQELLRVIKERHANVACALARPDAIGAGSAFSLLSGALRDILQISAGEPIAAQRRKVELLAAVFGGEAERRTNMEFLGELAGAPFPDDGSPRLRAARQNPIFMADQIEAAYRALTAALGATRPILVVLEDLHWGDAPSLKVLDALLRDLSDVPFVILAFARPVVHEVFPRLWAGRSMQEIRLGPLSRRAATELVSAALGGDVAAERGAALVERADGNAFFLEELIRAVADGRGGELPDTVLGMVEARLSALAPEARRLLRAASIFGEVFWESGLRELLGDGEPIAASLTELCERELVTRRLHSRFAGQEEYTFRHAIIREGAYAMLTDDDRHLGHRLAGEWLKRAGELDALVLAEHFQRGRDPENAAAHYLRAGSQSFDRDDFSGALHCAQRGIECGATGEVLGNLLTLRVMAHCWRSELESAHWVSVTALPLVAPGSRWACLLLFHGTWASLVVGAESDFLCMASRFKSFDPDAEARRDYLLWAPLAASLLTSYGRRELCRALLDRAERLAATMPALDLDLVGSLAIGQSDELRAFERAPFRQLELTRRAVSAFEAIGDARNHITALNRLGQALGEVGEREAGERALRSAVDHARRIRGPFVLLQSELHLAALLVGYHEPSKWVEAHAIAERVLGASGVSDGYRGWAHGIRAQIHLHRGAYEDAVREARAALALCHRVPLRKLWITTLLVRSLVLSRRPAEARALAREIGAALGGDGGGYVEIEARLVVAEASAEEGDMEEASSALREVMRRIEARAEEIPDEGLRSHYLHDVPENVRARSLAAAWL; encoded by the coding sequence ATGCGACCGGGGGAGGTGCTGGACGATCGGTTCGTGCTCGGGAGGCGAGCCGGATCCGGGGGGATGGGGACGGTTTGGCGCGCCGTCGACCGGAGCTCGGGCGCCCCCGTGGCGCTGAAGGTCCTGCGTGATCCCGAGGGAGACTCCGCCCCGCGTTTCCTGAAGGAGGCGCGTATCCTCTCGGCCTTCGAGCACCCCCACGTCGTGCGGTACGTGGCGCATGGCATTGCCGCGTCGGGTGAGGCCTGGCTCGCGATGGAATGGCTCGACGGCGAGAGCCTGCTCGCGCGCCTCGAGCGGGGCCCGCTCGACATCGAGGAGAGTTTGTCCCTCGCCCGCGCCGTGGCCGATGCGCTCGGCGCGGCGCACGCGCGGCGGATCGTCCACCGGGACGTGAAGCCGAGCAACCTGTTCCTCGTGGGCGGCGCAGCCGAGCACGTGAAGGTCCTCGATTTCGGCATCGCGCACGGCGGCGGGACGGGCGCGCTCACCCGGACGGGTTCGATCCTGGGGACGCCCGGGTACATGGCGCCCGAGCAGGCGCGCGGCGACGCGGACGCCGACGCGCGGGCCGACGTGTTCGCCCTCGGCTGCGTGCTGTTCGAGTGTTTGTCGGGGAAACCCGCGTTCCAGGGCGCGCACCCGATGGCGCTGCTCGCGAAGCTCCTGCTCGAGGAGCCGCCGCGCCTGCGGGACCTCTGCCCCGACGTGCCCGAGCCGCTGGCGACGCTCGTCCATCGGTTGCTTTCGAAGGAGCCCGTCGCCCGCCCCGAGGACGGCGCGGCGGTGCGCGAGCTCGTGGATCGAATCGACGCGACCGCGAGGTCACCCGTCTCGATCGGCGAGCCTTCGCGGGTCGGCCTCACGGGCACGGAGCGGCGGCTCGTCTCCATCGTGGCGGTCTCGCCGCCGCTCGATCGCGAGGCGCCGCGGGACCTCGTCGCAGCGGTCGAGCGTGTGGCCACGCCGCTCGGCGCGCGGGTCCTGGAGCTCTCGTCCGGCGTGGTCGTGGCCGTGCTGCTCGGCGAGGGGAGCGTGGTGGATCAGGCCGCGACCGCGGCGCGGTGCGCGTCGTGGGTGAAGCTCGCGGCGCCCGAGGCGGCGGTCGTCCTGGTGACGGGGCGCGGCGAGTCGACGAACCGGCTGCCCGTGGGCGAGGCGCTCGAGCGCGCGGCGGCGCTGCTCGACGAGGCGCTCTCCGAGGGCCGGGAGGGCGCGCCCGTCCGCATCGACGAGAACACGCGCGCGTTGCTCGACGCGCGTTTCGAGCTGGTCGAGCAGGAGGGCGGGCGGATCGCGCTCTGCGGCGAGCGCCGGACGGGGCAGGAGCGGCGCACCCTGCTCGGCAAGCCGAGCCCCTTCGTGGGCCGCGAGCGCGAGCTCCGGAACATCCTCGACCTCGTGACCGAGAGCTTCGAGGAGCGGCGCCCCTCGGCCGTGCTCGTGACGGCGCCGCCGGGGATGGGCAAATCGCGGCTCCGGCAGGAGCTCTTGCGCGTCATCAAGGAGCGCCACGCGAACGTCGCCTGCGCCCTCGCGCGGCCCGACGCGATCGGCGCCGGCTCGGCCTTCTCGTTGCTCTCGGGCGCCCTGCGCGACATCCTGCAGATCTCGGCGGGCGAGCCGATCGCGGCGCAGCGCCGCAAGGTCGAGCTGCTCGCGGCGGTGTTCGGAGGCGAAGCGGAGCGGCGCACGAACATGGAGTTCCTCGGCGAGCTGGCGGGCGCGCCGTTCCCCGACGACGGCAGCCCGCGCCTGCGCGCCGCGCGGCAGAACCCGATCTTCATGGCCGACCAGATCGAGGCGGCCTACCGCGCGCTCACGGCGGCGCTCGGGGCGACGCGGCCGATCCTCGTGGTGCTCGAGGATCTGCACTGGGGGGACGCGCCGTCGCTCAAGGTGCTCGACGCCTTGCTGCGGGACCTCTCGGACGTGCCGTTCGTCATCCTGGCCTTCGCGCGGCCCGTGGTGCACGAGGTCTTCCCGCGGCTCTGGGCGGGCCGGAGCATGCAGGAGATCCGGCTCGGGCCGCTCTCGCGGCGCGCGGCGACGGAGCTCGTGTCGGCCGCGCTCGGCGGGGACGTCGCGGCCGAGCGTGGCGCGGCGCTCGTGGAGCGCGCCGACGGCAACGCGTTTTTCCTGGAAGAGCTCATCCGCGCGGTCGCCGACGGCCGGGGCGGCGAGCTGCCGGACACGGTGCTCGGCATGGTGGAGGCGCGCCTCTCCGCGCTCGCGCCCGAGGCGCGCAGGCTGCTCCGGGCCGCGAGTATCTTCGGCGAGGTGTTCTGGGAGAGCGGCCTGCGGGAGCTGCTCGGCGACGGCGAGCCCATCGCGGCGTCACTCACGGAGCTCTGCGAGCGCGAGCTCGTCACGCGGCGGCTGCATTCGAGGTTCGCCGGGCAGGAGGAGTACACGTTCCGCCACGCGATCATCCGCGAGGGGGCGTACGCCATGCTCACGGACGACGACCGGCACCTCGGCCACAGGCTCGCGGGGGAGTGGCTCAAGCGCGCCGGCGAGCTCGACGCGCTCGTCCTCGCCGAACATTTCCAGCGCGGCCGCGACCCCGAGAACGCCGCGGCCCATTACCTGCGCGCCGGCAGCCAGTCGTTCGACCGGGACGACTTCTCCGGCGCGCTCCATTGCGCGCAGCGCGGGATCGAGTGCGGCGCCACGGGGGAGGTGCTCGGCAACCTGCTCACGCTCCGGGTGATGGCGCATTGCTGGCGCTCGGAGCTCGAGAGCGCGCACTGGGTGAGCGTCACGGCGCTCCCGCTCGTGGCGCCCGGGAGCCGCTGGGCGTGCTTGCTCCTCTTTCACGGCACCTGGGCGTCGCTCGTCGTGGGCGCGGAGAGCGATTTCCTCTGCATGGCGAGCCGCTTCAAGAGCTTCGACCCGGACGCCGAGGCGCGCCGCGATTACCTGCTCTGGGCCCCGCTCGCGGCCTCGCTGCTCACGTCGTACGGGCGGCGGGAGCTCTGCCGCGCCTTGCTCGACCGGGCCGAGCGGCTCGCGGCCACGATGCCCGCGCTCGACCTCGACCTCGTCGGCTCCCTGGCCATCGGGCAGAGCGACGAGTTACGCGCCTTCGAACGAGCGCCGTTCCGCCAGCTCGAGCTCACGCGGCGGGCCGTCTCCGCCTTCGAGGCCATCGGCGACGCCCGCAACCACATCACCGCGCTGAACCGGCTCGGTCAGGCCCTCGGCGAGGTGGGCGAGCGCGAGGCGGGCGAGCGCGCGCTCCGCTCCGCCGTGGATCATGCGCGCCGCATTCGTGGGCCCTTCGTGCTCCTGCAATCGGAGCTGCACCTCGCGGCGTTGCTCGTCGGTTACCACGAGCCGTCGAAATGGGTCGAGGCGCATGCCATCGCCGAGCGCGTGCTCGGGGCGTCGGGGGTGAGCGACGGGTATCGCGGCTGGGCGCACGGCATCCGGGCGCAGATCCACCTCCACCGCGGCGCCTACGAGGACGCCGTCCGCGAGGCGCGGGCGGCCCTCGCGCTTTGCCACCGCGTCCCCTTGCGCAAGCTCTGGATCACGACGCTCCTCGTGCGGAGCCTCGTCCTCTCGCGCAGGCCCGCCGAGGCGCGCGCGCTCGCCCGCGAGATCGGCGCGGCGCTCGGCGGGGACGGCGGCGGGTACGTCGAGATCGAGGCGCGGCTCGTGGTGGCCGAGGCGAGCGCCGAGGAGGGGGACATGGAGGAGGCGTCGAGCGCGCTCCGGGAGGTGATGCGCCGGATCGAGGCGCGCGCCGAGGAGATCCCGGACGAGGGCTTGCGCTCGCATTACCTGCACGACGTGCCCGAGAACGTGCGCGCCCGTTCGCTCGCGGCGGCCTGGCTCTGA
- a CDS encoding ABC1 kinase family protein: MTDERKIPEGRLGRLARLAAVGARTGASLIRGNSAADAAAHKAAEMLGTLRGLAAKAGQMASYVDGMVPEAQREAYEAAMGKLRNAAPTSSPAAIRARVEEELGGPIDRLFAEWDELSFASASIGQVHRARLFDGREVAVKVQHPGIEKAVESDLENADVLGGMVAVLGPKRLDPKAVLAELRARFTEELDYELEARRQRAFSAMHEGDGAIRIPEVIADRSSKRVLTSELVRGKTLEEACEADEVIRAQYAETLWRFVFKGNLVGGMFNADPHPGNYLFQDDGSIIFLDFGCVQPIEGERLTLARGLHRAAISRDERAFGDIAAKILLTEGGTYERMAVAYSRRCFEPVFSSPYRITRAYAASLVEGIKEMKNEVLFKKDGNFVQLPPGMLFMNRLQFGFYSVLARLDVTIDYAAVEEAFLKQAGLL, translated from the coding sequence ATGACCGACGAACGAAAGATCCCGGAAGGACGCCTCGGCCGGCTCGCGCGCCTGGCCGCGGTCGGGGCGCGCACGGGCGCGAGCCTGATCCGCGGCAACTCGGCCGCGGACGCCGCCGCGCACAAGGCCGCGGAGATGCTGGGCACGCTGCGCGGGCTCGCCGCCAAGGCCGGGCAGATGGCGAGTTACGTGGACGGCATGGTCCCCGAGGCCCAGCGCGAGGCCTACGAGGCGGCCATGGGCAAGCTCCGCAATGCGGCGCCGACCTCGTCCCCGGCGGCCATCCGCGCGCGGGTCGAGGAGGAGCTCGGCGGGCCGATCGACCGCCTCTTCGCGGAGTGGGACGAGCTTTCGTTCGCGAGCGCCTCGATCGGCCAGGTGCACCGGGCGCGGCTCTTCGACGGGCGCGAGGTCGCGGTGAAGGTGCAGCACCCCGGCATCGAGAAGGCCGTGGAGAGCGACCTCGAGAATGCCGACGTCCTCGGCGGGATGGTGGCCGTGCTCGGGCCGAAGCGGCTGGATCCCAAGGCCGTGCTCGCCGAGCTCCGCGCGCGCTTCACCGAGGAGCTCGATTACGAGCTCGAAGCCCGGCGACAGCGGGCGTTCTCGGCGATGCACGAGGGTGATGGGGCGATCCGCATTCCCGAGGTCATCGCCGATCGATCGAGCAAGCGTGTGCTCACGAGCGAGCTCGTGCGCGGAAAAACCCTGGAGGAGGCCTGCGAGGCGGACGAGGTGATCCGCGCGCAGTATGCCGAGACGCTCTGGCGGTTCGTCTTCAAGGGCAACCTCGTCGGCGGGATGTTCAACGCCGATCCGCACCCGGGCAATTACCTTTTCCAGGACGACGGCTCGATCATCTTCCTCGATTTCGGCTGCGTGCAGCCCATCGAGGGGGAGCGGCTCACGCTCGCGCGGGGCCTCCACCGCGCGGCGATCTCCCGGGACGAGCGGGCGTTCGGCGACATCGCGGCGAAGATCCTGCTCACGGAGGGCGGGACGTACGAGCGGATGGCCGTCGCCTACTCGCGCCGCTGCTTCGAGCCGGTCTTCTCCTCGCCGTACAGGATCACGCGCGCTTATGCGGCGAGCCTGGTCGAAGGCATCAAGGAAATGAAGAACGAGGTGCTCTTCAAGAAGGACGGGAACTTCGTGCAGCTCCCGCCGGGCATGCTCTTCATGAACCGGCTGCAGTTCGGCTTTTATTCGGTCCTCGCCCGCCTCGACGTGACGATCGATTACGCGGCGGTCGAGGAGGCGTTCCTGAAGCAGGCGGGGCTCCTCTGA
- a CDS encoding STAS/SEC14 domain-containing protein yields MSTSSTVEERFGSHRMRFEAPDLICIVLDGPLSVEEAEAIVARIFELGRRHGPLCSMLDVSRYESSGARVRQVFLQGNGDRYPIRAGAVIGASFTMRIAMSMVLTAGAHISPKSFSFPVAFSATEAEARAWLASHQKPDAERGAELLPTGT; encoded by the coding sequence ATGAGCACGTCGTCCACAGTTGAAGAGCGGTTCGGGTCGCACCGCATGCGTTTCGAGGCCCCGGACCTGATCTGCATCGTGCTCGACGGCCCGCTCAGCGTCGAGGAGGCCGAGGCGATCGTGGCCCGCATCTTCGAGCTCGGCCGGAGACACGGCCCGCTCTGCTCGATGCTCGACGTCTCCCGCTACGAGAGCTCGGGCGCGCGCGTGCGGCAGGTCTTCCTGCAGGGCAACGGCGATCGATATCCGATCCGGGCCGGCGCCGTCATCGGCGCCTCGTTCACGATGCGTATTGCCATGTCGATGGTCCTCACCGCCGGCGCCCACATCTCTCCGAAGAGCTTCTCCTTCCCCGTGGCGTTCAGCGCGACCGAGGCCGAGGCCCGCGCGTGGCTCGCCTCCCACCAGAAGCCGGACGCCGAGCGCGGCGCCGAGCTCCTGCCCACCGGCACCTGA
- a CDS encoding response regulator gives MVQHIIIALIDASPSAMWVLLVVWLVLRFEKPIRSVLPRVTGVSIFGVEASFVREEMDKAIVRKAAPVCTEDRERALRRLMRAESVFRDAAILWVDSAPELRADERALLRFAGASVDVARSTAEALSRLENRGYDAIVSDMKREGDPDAGLSLLSAMRERSFLPPVIFYVDQDEAGREVPPRAFDLTDRPDVLLHALADALERRRS, from the coding sequence GTGGTTCAGCACATCATCATCGCGCTCATCGACGCGTCCCCGTCGGCGATGTGGGTCTTGCTCGTCGTGTGGCTGGTGCTCCGGTTCGAGAAGCCCATTCGCAGCGTATTGCCGAGGGTGACCGGCGTCAGCATCTTCGGGGTCGAGGCCTCCTTCGTTCGTGAAGAAATGGACAAGGCCATCGTGCGCAAGGCGGCCCCGGTGTGCACGGAGGATCGAGAGCGCGCATTGCGGCGGCTGATGCGCGCGGAGTCGGTGTTCCGTGACGCCGCGATCCTCTGGGTGGACAGCGCGCCGGAGCTACGCGCCGATGAGCGGGCCCTGCTCAGGTTCGCGGGGGCGAGCGTGGACGTGGCCCGCTCGACGGCGGAGGCGCTGTCGAGGCTGGAGAACCGCGGATATGACGCGATCGTCTCCGACATGAAGCGCGAGGGAGATCCGGACGCGGGCCTCTCCTTGCTCTCGGCGATGCGCGAGCGCTCGTTCTTGCCGCCCGTCATTTTCTACGTCGACCAGGACGAGGCGGGCCGCGAAGTGCCGCCGCGCGCGTTCGACCTGACGGACCGGCCCGATGTCCTCCTGCACGCGCTGGCGGATGCGCTGGAGAGGCGGCGGAGTTGA